tttagctttttacttATTAGGACTGAGTGATAACTTTCAAGCTTCTTATATGCTCAACTGGATACTGGAAATCTCCCATGAATTCCTTTAGCTTAAGGCTTTGTCatcagagagaggagggagaccCAGCATTTACACTTTGTATTTATATGTTATTGACCTATAAATATTCAGTAAGTAAGGAAACTACAGATGTTCATGGTGAAGGCCACAGCTTCTGAGGTTGCTATCAGGAGGGCATGTTAGCTTGTTTCCAATGTGTCCTTCAGTCTCACTATCAAAGACAGTTTTTTGGGACTGATTCAGAGTGGCAAGTCTTTTAGCATGTGTTGACTGGAGGTAAGGAGTCATTAGCAGATATTTAGGCAAATTCCTCTACCAAAATAGCTCACTGTCCCCTAGTGGAGAGCAGAGTGCTGAATGAATCACAGAACAGCTATGTTTGGGGGACCAAAAAAAGCAAGGGCACTACTCAGTGAGGGAGGTCACAGGTAAGATGCCTCTAGGAGTAAACTGGGACCACCTGAGGGCATGGGCCACATGAGTGATGTCacatgaaaggagaaataaaagaataggaCGTGATGTAATAGCAGCACAGCTTCCAGGTCCCAGCGTGGTGTACGGCTGCCTTGCCCTACCCATGATTCTCGGCTCAAATCAAGGTTTTGGAAGTTAAGAGTAGGGGCACGCAGGGGACTTGTTCTTTACACTTGGGTTTCTCTCCCTGAAGCTTTACCACAGTGCGTGTAAGGAAGGAGCCCAGTGCAGGGAGCTGGGGCATCACTAATGAGCTCCCTTTGTGTGTTACCAAAGGGAATATTAATTACggggaaaatatctttaaatctATAGTCAAGAAAAtcccttcattatttttttaaaacacagcatCAAGCAATATGTACATTGCATTTATATGTAAGCAATCTACTGTGCAAAATGAGGCTTTACAGCCCCCATATAATTCCCCCAAGCTATGGCTACTGAATGAAATTTCATTCTTATGTATTCCCCTTTCAAGTCTAAAGCTCTGATACTTATTAAAAAGCGATAGCTATACCACATATATTTCTGTCGTGCTTCAAATTTTCATCTTCGCGTTTGATTTTCATAATATTTCTGCTGAGTAGGTAGGGCAGGTAATACTGTGCCATTTTAAGACAATGAGGCACTGAGGTCTGGAGAGGTTAAGAGAGTTGCTACTTATTGGTAAATTGCTTTTCTAATCCTaattatatgtgtgtacataaacagatgcacacatacacatcctAAAATGCAGATATCTTTGGGAAGGCAGAAATGGAAGCCATTACTAGTATTTACAATTTTGCATAAGTgaatatcagatttttaaaaatttgcaggCAGGTTTTTATGGAGGATGGAGTAAAATAGTGGTAAGATAATTTAAAACAAGTGGAAGTGCCTTGCCATTCAGCAAGTTTACAGAATGACACCAGGGGACTAACAAGGGAAATTGATTCCAGGTGAGACCCTTACTGTTGTTCCTTCTTCCCGTAGAGGGAACAGAAGCATTTCTGAGGCTGTAGCTGTTCAAGAAGGAGTTTACCCAAAGCTTGCAGAATGTGTAGAATGTACCAGTAGTTTAAACTAATCTTTTGTAATGAACACTTTGTCCTTTAAAGTTTGGGTTCCTTCCAAAAGTAAATTTCTTATCACTAAAGAAAGGAATTTGTTTGAGCCAAacatagaaaagcaaaagaagttACATAGAAGAAGGTGGTATTTAGCTTTCAATTCTACAGTCAAGACTATTTTGTAAAGATGTAGACAACTTTTTTAAGTCTTCCAGATAGTGTTGGTTTCCCATCATTCTCAATCAGTTGTTGCTGATTTGTCTGGGTAGTATGAATATCAGTTCAcaagagagaatttttttccttccccatctcATCAATTGTGTCAGAGGCACAGCATTTACCAAATCCTGATGTATTTGTGCCATTTCTCCTTCTGAAGAGCAAACTCTACTCTCTACCTGCTCCACAGCTACCTCCTGGTCATGGTAGAGCCCTCACTGGGGTGTTTCCTGAGTCTCCTTCTTTGGATGCTTAAGACTCAGaacatctttatattttaatacatgcTGGTGAGTTGAAACTTGTAAtggtggagagaaaagaaaggtgatCAATCCCTAAGTGTACAGCAATATCTTAAAACACCACTGCATCATAAATGTGAATGTCTGAACAAGGCTCTAGTCTCCTCATCATAGAATGTTTACACATAATTATCCAAGTCCAAAGATTAGAAGTAGCatcttctttgaaatttttatctcTAGAAGTTTCCATTGAAGTGACTAgcatagcaaaggaaaaataagggAGAGAAAATTGAGCTGAAAGTTCATCTATCTTAAAAGTTATACTCACTGTGTGAGGTCTTTGGCTGCATATACGACttaagtaaaataaacagaaacttctATTTGTAAGTTTTAACATAGAGTTACAAAACCATCTAGTAGTAATGAATGATTATTGAATTTAGAAACTCACAATACTCTTACCAATTTTCCATGAGTTGTGATCATAGAGTCAAGTATAAACCAGATGGCTAGGCACttttctggtggcgcagtggttaagaatctgcctgccatgcctgccaatccaggggacaccggtttgagtccttaaggaagatcccacatgctgcgaagcaactaagcccacgtgccacaactactgaacctgtgctctagagcctgcaagccacaactactgagcctctgtgccacaactacggaagcccgtacacctagagcccatgttccacaataagagaagccacagcaagagaagcccgtgcaccacaacaaagagtagcccctgcttgccacaactagagaaagctcgagcacagcagcaaagacccaacatagccaataaagaaaataattttttaaaaaaaagagtaaaccaGATGGCTAAATCTATGGGGTCACCTACTTTTAGCAGATATGTAACTCACttatattgtaaaaaattttttttaattttaattgtgggaaaaaaatacataagtttTACTATCTTAGCTATTTCTAACTATacaattcagtagtgttaagtatatttatgTTGTTATGCCTCCCTTGTACCTTTTATCAAAGCTGCTATTatgcattagaaaaaaaaaacacttttattcttctcttgagAGTTTTGATGGCAAGGTCAGAATCAGAAATACCTACAATTCCACTTTTACGCATGTGAGCAAACTATCCTATTTCAATAATTCCTCTCTGATTTTCTAACCTGTGCACCCCCAACCATTTCAATAACCTTTGTACAAGGCCAGTTGTTAGGGTGCACAAAGTTGGGGAGCAGGAAGCTGTTGCTGACTTTGTAGTTTAACCCCTTCCCTCCTTACTTTGTTCcttgaaagaataataataaataagataataaaaattcAGTCTGTATAAATGAAGAGTCTAGGTGGATGACTACTCAAAGGAAGAATTATGCTCCTATCTAATGGACCACCAATTGGGAATTCTTCAGAGAACACAATTAGCAAAGAAATGTCTCTTAGAAATAAGAACAAATCTCCTTATCTTTGGCAAGGGTGCCTCACcttagaaagaaaaactaaaggtTCATCTCTGTAGCCGAGCCTTGTGTAGACAAACACAGGCAGAGCATAATCACGGGAGGTCATGGTGGAGATCCTCATGGACTCACGCACCCGAAATTGCGAGAAACGCAAAATGTTTCCGCTGTCTCCAAGAGATTTCCTGACGCCGATAGAAGGATATAAAGCAGCACTGCTGTTCCAGAGCCAGGAGAGCTCATTGTTCCTCAAAACTTCTTTTTCTGGGCATGACCCAGTATAGTTTGGGGCATAAACATTATAATTGTGGCAATCCGGATATAAATAGTAACCCCAAAGGCCCTTGGGTCTGCTCTTAATTCCCAGTTCGATGGTTTCCTTCATGAAAGCTTTTGCACTTTCTTCAAAAGTTGCTTTGGCTAAATAGTCAATATCGGCAGCTGATATGTTCTCTTGCGTCTCAGAAATCAGCTTTCTTGACTTCTGTCTGTAGACATCTTTTGTGTTCCAGTTCCTGGCCCACTGGGGTCGCCAGTATTCCCAGTCTATAACAGCAAGTCCACTGAAGTCTTCAGAGGGGATGTAATAATTAATATCTTGGCCAGCTTTTTCCAGATGTACCTGCAAACTTATGTTCTGGGGGAGACCCCCGTTAATGGGAACTCCGTGGGGTGTATACCATGGGTAGTATCCCAATCTGTTGACATAAAATATAGTGACATTTTGCCCCCTGGCCCTGGTCAGTGGACTTCCAATCAcctgaaacattttcaaatttagtcttatgttatattttatcaaGCACTGATCCGTTGGAGCATTCCAGGCAGCTATGAAAGGTTTCCTTTGATAGATTGGAAGTCGGGCAGGTTTTAGGGAAGAGATAGACTTCAGAATGAAAAGTATGAGCAGCCATGATGTGAGAGGTATTGGTTGAACAGCACAAACCCTTAGTTGTCCTTCAGATAACGGTTTCATGATAAGATAGAAATCTTATCTTCTGCTTTAAAGAACTCTGGAAGACCTGTGGAGAGATTTAATTTTCTGTTAGTGataattttgaggaaaaagaCTCAACTGTTTGCTGGATATTGTTAtgattgttatatatttatatctttaagtTCACTTTATATAAAGGCCTTAAAGAATGCTATAAATAAATTGAGACATAGAAGCAAGTGCAGTGACCTAGCTACTATTTAGGGGCAAGCAATGCAATTCATGCAGCATCAGATGCTGTGTTCagaatacaaaatgaataagATGTGGTCCTTGCTCTCAAAAAAGCTCATGATcaaataaagatgttaaatagTATTCACTACCATTTTGCTAAATTCATCAAATCCCAGGCTCTGTGCTTACTTCCTGAATAAATATCTCATTTTCTCTTGTAATACCTTTGTATTGTTTCATTCAATAAGCCAAATGTCTGGTTGCTTTCCCAGCTTTCCTTACAGCTAGGGTGCTGGTATGTTACTGTGGCCAGGACAATTAGATGCATCCCACATAGACTGTGAATTGAGATCTTGGGAATCAAAGTGGCTAAAAGGTGGTGGTGCCAGTGGCAACAGAAATTCCAGTGTCCAGGAGCAGGGATGCCTGTCCAGGCATCCACAGTCTGATATCCATGGTCTTAATGGTAAGCGGCAGCTCGTCCTCACGGGACTGCACTTCTCTGCTCAGGTCAGAGAGATTTTGTTTTGGTTGCTTACAACCAGGAACTCTCACTGACAGAGATGCTTTCCGTGGAATCTGTGGCTTGTATATCCTTCAGCAAAGCTGATCGCTGTGGGCTGCACATtgtatgtaattatatttttaaccaccaggtgtcactagGCAAACCTTGCATCATTTCTCAGGCCTAGGACACTGAGGTAAACAATTGTAGGGTATCCATATAACTTTATTCAAAGACATTTAAGAAGTCCTAAGTTAATGGATATACAAAAAATATCAGTTTTTAAGAGCTATGTAGGTAGATGTTTTCCTCAcccattcattaaataaatatctgtattcCTCCAAAATGCAAAAATGACTAACATTATTTAGTAACATGAAGTATACAGAAAGTGTAAATTATGGTTTGAAGAGAATAGTATTTTCAAGGGAGTATAATTTTATGAGTACAATAAGAATTGCGGTCCTCAAAACCGCCCCTTATCTTTGAATTCTTTTATTGTATTCTGCCTCAGggtaagaaaaatgaatatggCTAAGATGTTcactaagaggaaaaaaacatttttctttgaatttaaaattcagtttatgttagatggggcttccctggtggcacagtggttaagaatccgcctgccaatgcatgggacactgGTTTGAGTCTTGGTCTGGGAcagtcccacatgctgtggagcaactaagcccgtgcaccacaactactgagcctgcactctagagctcgtaagccacaactgttgagcccatgtgccacaactactgaggcccgtgtgcctagagcctgtgctccacaacaagagaagccattgcaatgagaaagcctcgcaccacaacaaagagtagctcccactcactgcaagagaaaagcccatgtgcagcaacgaagacccagcccatcaataaattaatacattcataaaaaattaaaataaaaaaataaaattcagtttatGTTAGCAAAGGCTACATATGTATAGAAAAAGTCTGTTCTCCCAGAACACTTCCTGCTTTAGGTTTTATTCAAAACCTAGCTTTCCACTGATTATTGTTTCCCCTTCAGTCAGCCTCCTCAGCACGTCCACACTCATTTACTACAGTTACCAAGTGGTTTTTGTCTCCTATCCTGGAACACTTCTGTTCTCTGTGTTCCAGTTAATGGAAGGTGCATGTTCCACCACAGGTGGCAGGCAGAGCTCCTGAGAAGATGTGCGGTGTGCAATGAATACGGgcagaataaataaggaaaatccCGCGCCTGTGTCTTCTGTTTCCTGTACGTCTTGGCTTTCTGCTTCCCATGCAGGCGGGTCATGGCACTGGtgccctctctgtccctctcctaaTTAAACACGGCTTGCTGGGAGGAGAGTCCCTTACTCGGCACTTCCCAGTCAAGTTTTttagcctcccacccccactgtgcaATCATTAGCTGTGTGcttctcccaccctccttccttcaCCAGGGAACCTCCCCAGGCCTGCCCTTTGCTTCAGAATCCCTCTAAATCCctttccctcaccccacccaGGCCATCAAAATCCCCACTGCCGAGCTCTACCTGTATCTTGACTAGTTGTCACAGCACAACAATCTGTGAATTATCCACACTTGACCATGAGTCACCAATATcaccttccttgtctttttttcccttccccactCTCATAATCTTTCCAGGAAGGTTTGCTCCTTTAAACAAATCTCTAATTGGTGGGATTTTAGGAAGAATTAGCAGGATATTGGGGGTGGGGATACATGAGGAGGTCAACCTGgatttttcccctaaattttaTCACCCAGTTTTCTCTTCTTAGGTTTGTTTTGGAAACATGTACGAAAGACAAGCTCCCTTCCTCCAACTGGGCAACTTCCATGAGGACATTGTGAAGGGCCCTGGATAAATGATCCCCAGCAAAGTGATACATCCGTGAAAGCCAGAGGGTGAAGGGAAGTAGTTTCTCCTCAGAACCTCCCCTGGTGGAAGGAAGAGCCACGGTGAGGAAGGCTTGGCTGCCACTGCTTTGACCTTGGCTTCACAGTTCTGACCTTCTTCACCCGCTGAGAGGATAAGGTGACACCAGCAACAGGAAGGTGGGGACTGCCTTCTATCAAGCAGGCCTCAGACCTCACTTCAGCACAGCTACCCCATCCTGACGATGGAGGATGGTGAGGAAGGCGGGGGCCCCCCTTGGGGGAGGAGGCCTGTCGTGTACAGACACAAGCGTCTGCAGAGAAGTCTCTATGCCCTGCTTATTCCTATGTCCCCTCTCACTCCTGCTTCCCCAAAGCTGACTTGCTTgtgatatgttaaaaaaaaagcacccccTCAGATTTCAGAAGCTCACGGCACTCACGGCCAGGCCGTGTTATTCTCCTGTTAGACATAAACAATCTCACAGAATGCCAACCTCAAACGAGTTTACTCTCAGACCATAATAAAATGAGTGGCAAGGCCACTTTTCATTGTGTCTAAGCAGAGATAAAACATTGTTTCTAAGCTACCCACAGAACACCAAACATCCCTCTCTTGCTAAATGAATGACTTCTGTTCTATACCCAACATAGAAATGCTGCTGCTTTCTGACCACATCCTATCTGGAGAAAATCCTGTTTTCTCAGACCTTCTGTCAACTCACCCAACTAAACCTAAAATCTGTAATAGGTTCTTTCTGACACCCTCTTATGGAGACACCTCACAGCTCCCTGTGGTGTGTGCCTTCCTTTGCTGCAACATGTCATTACCCAACTCATGGAACTGCAGATGTGTTTCCGGTGGTCTTTGGGGCATTGGCACCTGGGTGAGAGCAAagatattgagcaccttctacATATCAGGCTCCCATTCTAAGTACCAGGAATACAGTAGTGAGCAAAACAAACATAAACCCTTGCCTCacaggggagacagacaataaacaaggtGAGTGAATAAATATACAGTACATTGGAAGGTGGTGATAGCAAAGAAGAGAATTAAGCAAGGATTCATTTGAGATAGGAAAGCCTCAGTAATCTGAAAAGAAGTGATCTGAAAAGAAGATAAAGAGTTTAGGCTGGAGGATGTCTGGGGAAGCATGAGGGGaaagcaggtgcaaaggccctgaggtaggcaCATGCTTGCCATGTTTAAGGAACTTCAAAGAGGCCAGTGACTAagtaaaagggagagagaagtaaGAGAAAGGATCTTGTAGGGCCTTGTTGGGGCTCTGGCTTTCACTCTAAGTGAGATGGGAAGGAATTAGAGAGTTTGGAGAGAAGAATGACACAGTCTGATTTGGGCTTAACTGGATTCCTCAGGCTGCTGTGTTAACGCCAGCCTGAAAGGGAAAGGGGGCAAGAAAGAAGAAGCAGGAAGCCTGTATGAGGCTCTTGTCATCATCCAGGTCAGAGGAGAGAGGGGCACGATCCAGTTACTTAGAAGAACTTCACAATATTTTTAACAATCAccaacacagaaaaataataagattATGAATCTACAAATTAATCCTGctagttttgttttaattttgattgcAACTCTAAACTTCCGTTATACACTCAGtgtagttttttctttcataCAGCATGGTGGTtcatactaatttttaaaattagagggAATACTTTGGGGAGTATTCctcaaaaatatacacatttatctCTTAATATTAATGTATTAGTGGAAGCAATCAATTTTCCAAATCTACaactcttctgtttcattttttcatgGTATTGGGATTTGTGTTCAAAACCTTTAAGACTGCAAGTGTCTGCCCCTAAATCCATAAGGGTTTAAAAAGGTATCCTGAGGGTCATGAGCCCCATTTttattggaaattttaaaatgcaatgttTTCTTTCCAAACCTTTAAGGAAAGTATTCCTGAAGTAATCTTTTGTTGCCAGtaataaatatacatgcataaatatttgtcagaatggaaggtacagagataggattaagatggcagagtaggaggacatgcactcactccctcttgcaagagcaccagaattacaactaaatgctgaacaatcatcaacagaaagacactggaactcaccaaaaaagacaccccacatccagagacaaaggagaatccacaatgagatggtaggaggggcgcaatcacgttaaaatcaaatcccctaaatgctgagtgggtgactcacaaactggagaagagttatactgcagaagtccacccactaaagtgagtgttctgagccccacatcaggcttcccaacctgggggtccagcaatgggaggaggaatccccagagaatcagactttgaaagccagcgggatttaattgcaggacctccacaggactgggagaaacagagactccactcttggagggcatacaaaaaagtgtgctcaccaggacccagggggaaggagcagtgaccccataggagactgaaccagacctacctgctggtgttggaaggttgcctgtggaggtggggggcagctgtggctcaccaaggagatgggggcactggcggcaggggttctgggaagtgctcattggcatgagccctcccagagtccgccattagccccaccaaagagcctgtgggctccagtgctaggtggcctcaggccaaacaactaacaaggtgggaacacagccccacccattagcagacaagcagattaaagctttactgagccccgcccacccagccctacccaccatcagtccctcccatcaggaagcacacaggaggctcccagatagcttcctccacaagagggcagacagcagtatcaagcagtatcagcagtatttcgtcttgtggaactgaaaaccacagccacagaaaaacagagaaaatgaaaaggtagaggactttgtaccagatgaagggccaggataaaaccccagaaaaacaactaaatgaagaggagataggcatccttatggaaaaagaattcagaataatgatggtgaagatgatctaggactttgaaaaaagactggatgcaaagatcgaaaagtttaccaaagacctagaagaatcaaagagcaaataaacagagatatgcaacacaataactgaaatgaaaaatatactagaaggaacccatagcagattaactgaggcagaagggcgaataagtgacctggaagacagaatggtgaaaatcactgatgcagaaaagaataaagaaaaaagaatgaaaagaaatgaagacagcctaagatacctctgggacagtgttaaatgcaccaacattcacattacaggggtcccagaaggagaagagagagagaaaggacctgagaaaatattggaagagattatagttgaaaacttccctaacatgggaaaggaaatagcctcccaagcccaggaagctcagagagtcccaggcaggataaacccaaggagaaacatgccagacacatagtagtcaaaatgacaaaaattaaagacagagaaaagttaaaagcaacaagggaaaagcaacaaataacatccaagggaactcccatcaggttaacagctgatttctcagcagaaactctgcaagccagaagggagtgccatgatatatctcaagtgatgaaagggaagaacctacaaccaagaatactctacccagcaaggatctcattcagattcaacggagaaatcaaaagctttacagacaagcaacagctaagagaattcagcaccaccaaaccagccctacaacaaatgctaaaggaacttctctaagcaggaaacacaagagaagaaaaggacctacaaaaacaaaaacaaaacaattaagaacatggtaataggaatatacatatcgataattaccttgaatgtaaatggactaaatgcaccaaccaaaagacacagactggcggaatggatagaaaaacaagacccatatatatgctgtctataagagacccacttcagacctaggaacacatacaggcagaaagtgaggggatggaaaaaaatattccatgcaaatgaaaatcaaaagaaagttggagtagcaatagttatatcagataaaatagaccttaaaataaaaaatgttacaagagacaagaaaggacattacataaagatcaaggggtcCATCCAacaagaggagataacaattataaatatatgtgcacccaatataggagcacctcaatacataaggcaaatgctaacaactatgaaagaggaaatgcaaggcagaaatagagacacagatgtagagaacaaacacatggacaccaaatgggcaaatcagggagggttggggggggatgaattgggagcttggtgtaccaaattgtacactctaaatatatgctgtttattgtctgttaactgtatctcaataaaagttctttaaaaaaaaaaagaatggaaggtaCAGCAGAGCTGCTGAGTTCAACTCAACTCTTTAGAAATAATTGTTAACCTGCTTTCTCATAAAAGCTTATTAGAGAAAAAGCCAATaatagacttcttttttttttctctgaaggatGTTATTGCCTTAGTCTGTTAATCAATGTCTTATCCTGATGGTTCTTAAGTTCTTTTCTCATGAAATATCAATATTGTAAAAGCTGGCCCTAAGTGCTCcagcagaggaaaaaatatattttaatggatAGAGTTATTCcca
The window above is part of the Hippopotamus amphibius kiboko isolate mHipAmp2 chromosome 4, mHipAmp2.hap2, whole genome shotgun sequence genome. Proteins encoded here:
- the LOC130852455 gene encoding hyaluronidase-4: MKPLSEGQLRVCAVQPIPLTSWLLILFILKSISSLKPARLPIYQRKPFIAAWNAPTDQCLIKYNIRLNLKMFQVIGSPLTRARGQNVTIFYVNRLGYYPWYTPHGVPINGGLPQNISLQVHLEKAGQDINYYIPSEDFSGLAVIDWEYWRPQWARNWNTKDVYRQKSRKLISETQENISAADIDYLAKATFEESAKAFMKETIELGIKSRPKGLWGYYLYPDCHNYNVYAPNYTGSCPEKEVLRNNELSWLWNSSAALYPSIGVRKSLGDSGNILRFSQFRVRESMRISTMTSRDYALPVFVYTRLGYRDEPLVFLSKQDLINTIGESAALGASGIVIWGDMNLTSSEGNCSKVKQFLSSDLGSYIINVTRAAEVCSLHLCRNNGRCVRKVWETPDYLHLNPVSYHIEASEDGEFTVKGKASDTDLAVLAERFSCHCYQGFEGADCREMKTADGCSGVSSFSGSLITLCLLVSAGYQSIQL